Below is a genomic region from Macaca thibetana thibetana isolate TM-01 chromosome 1, ASM2454274v1, whole genome shotgun sequence.
CTATAAAGGAGAGTCATTATCTCCCACAGACCACTGCCAACCATTTGCTAGTAATGTGGTGGAAATAGGTCCAAATAATCAGAACCAGTATTGTAGGAGTTGTATGCCTGTCACCCTGGTGATGAGGTTTCAGCTGCCATCTACTCTACTCCAttgggatgaggaggaggagaattcaCCTAACCACAAAGCATTTTCTGTCTGGAGCTCTGCCCTCCCCATCAATCACTCCTCCTCATACTCCACCTTGCAGGCCTATTGTAGACACCCCATCATCCTTCATTTGCAAAACAAAGTTAGAAGCCAAGTGAGGAGACTGGGATCCTTTCCAGTTCAAAGAACAAAACGCTTCAGACATTAATGGGGCCTAAAGGTTGCACATGGCCATTTGAAAAATTTATACTCCACAGTGCTGAAAGAGCCAAAGCCTTTCCAAACTTATCCTCTGCAGCACCTGACTTACTAAATGGGATTTGAGTAACTCCTAACATCATCACTCTTTGTCACTAATAATTGCATCTTAGTATCCCTTGAGCAGTACATCTTTTTTTGTGCGTAGTAACTTTGCATGGTTGGAAGCTATATATATGGaagctatatatatttatatatatatatttatttaattctatgATGCTGTGtgtgcattttcaactgagaacTTAGGAAGTATTTATAATTTGAGCCAGGAACTTAGCATTTACTGTGTACTGATTCTGCCTATTTCAACATTTCACAGAAACGAGGATGCAGTCAATCAGATGGCCGTTCCTCCCTTTCTAGTGCCATCAAGTTCTCCATCTTCTATTGAGGTAAGGTTGTTTCTAATTAGCTCGTAGTATATTCGATGGGTTTGTcatgagcattttctttttttgatattcaTTATTTGGTATTCCAAATTCATGGAAAATTTCCCTGACCAAAATAGAAAGTATTGAGGTATTGATTATAAAGCAGTTTTTTAGTAAATATATTAGAACCTAACATATAAGTATTACCTTCCTCAGAGTTGCTCAAGGTCTCctctaaatatataattttgttctAATTGGGCATttcagaatttacaagaaaattctCTTTGTTTATGACTGAATTGTACCCCTTTCTTTATGGTTTTGAAATACTTTAATACCTGTGATCAAGGTGCCTTTAAATAATTACTTTCATCTGTGAATGGAGAAATTACTGGTGTAACAAGATTGCTGTAATATTGGTCAGCTTCCGGAGTAGATAGAGATAGAACTGTGTAATCAGTTTGTCTCCCCAGCTGAGGGAATAttccttctcttctcattttatatttattgaattattttttaactccAAGAAGAAATACATACTTATTGTTACTAATTAAATAGTGCAGGGTTATTCAAAgaaatcttaatttttctttcactaCCTCCCTAAGGAAGTTAATGTTCACTATTCAGTATCTTTTCatactttttcctttgtttctacaGTAACCATAAATAGCTATATATAGTGTCCCTTTTAATAAAACTGTGATTGTgcaatacacattatttttattctttcaacaagtGTTCAGGGTTCTGGGCTGGGGTGGACCATGGGTGGGATGGAGGCGACCTTGGAGCAGCGCTTAGAAGATACAATGAAGACTCCCTCCATTGTTGGAGTCCCGTGCCCAGATTCACAAGGACTTAATCTGGGTTGCCGTGGGACCCTGTCAGATGAGCATGCTGGAGTGATATCTGTTCTAGCCCAGCAAGCAGCTAAGCTAACCTCTGACCCCACTGATATTCCTGTGGTGTGTCCAGCATCAGATAATGGGAGCATTATGATCCAGAAGCATGATGGTTTCACAGTGGCGGTACACAAAATGGCCTTTTGATGGCTCGTATCTGTTGTTCAGCAGCCTGTCATAGGAACTCCATCCTACCTATGTGAGTTATCTTGTAGAACTACTAAAGTTCCAGTAGTTAGGCCATTTATTTAATGTGCAATGGGCACTTTTCAATTTACGTAAGAGTAAGTTGCTCTTAACACTATGGACTGACCTATCAAGCTATTAGTAAGAAAGGATCGTGTTGTGAAGCAGCCGGTCCAGGTCACTTTGTATATAGAATTTTGCTGTATTCAATAACTCCATTTGGAGGGggaaaaaaccacaaaaaacaagtGTTCAATGAGTGCGTATTATTTGTTAAGCACTCTTTTGGGCATTAGAGGTCTAGGTGTGAATAAAACAGATGGGGCTTCCTACCAATTTGTTATCTTTCTGTCTTCATGATTGAAGACACAAAGatacaaattaagaaataaataaaccaaaagaatTATCATATAGTAGTCAGTGCCTTGGAGAGAATTAAAGTGGGGAATGTGATCACTTTGCTGAGTTCCAGAGAAGGCCACTTGTGTAGCCGAAACACAGGTTATCAAGAAAGGAGTCTGGTATAAGGAAGGTGATTTATTCCAAAGCTAGCTTTGGGGAAGGGAGTACAGGCTTCCTGCTTTAAGGGTAACTGCTTCACTTTTGGAGCAGAAAGCTGGCACTTTTAAAAGGCAGAGGAGGAAATGAGCAGGGGGAGGTCCATGTGCTAGCTCCGGTGTCTTATCTACAGGGCAGTCGAGCTGGTGACTGCTGGTGCCTTCTTGTGCAGGACTAGGCCAAAAACTCCCCAGATGGGAGAGAGTTTCATATCTCTCGAGGTAGTCTCCTGGTCGGGGGGTGGGGGCCCATAGAAATCAGCTGTTACTGATCCAGGCAACCTCCTGGTGAGTGAGGGTTCCTTTCTGGATCTCGCCCAAGCACATAGTTAGATGAACTTGCTCTCTAGGGAGCGTCTGGTGAAGGGGAGGTAAAATgctatatttgcatttctttttttttttttttttgagatggagtctcaccctgtcatccaggcgtagtgcagtggcgtgatctcagctcattgcaacctctgcctctcgggttcaagtgattctcctgcctcagccttccgagtagctgggattacaggcgcacactaccacgcccggctaatttttgtgtttttagtagagacggggtttcaccatgttggccaggctggtcttgaattcctgaactcagatgatccccctgcctgggcctcccaaaagcgctgggattacaggcatgaccctaTGTTTGCATTTCTAAAGGGCTAAGTAGGAAGTGGGAAACTGGGGgaatgaggagaaaagagagagaaaaaaataattatctgtcAGAAAAATGGGAGTACTTAGTTACACTTGGGCaaggtaaaatttaaataagataaaaattaaaagaaaaagccagacaTTCAGAAATAAGAGGGAGGAGCCTTCCCTGCTGAGTGGACAGAAATAGCTCTCAGGTGAGAATGAGCCGGGTCATATTTGAGGAATATGGCTGGAAGCATATTAGGAGCTGGGAGAGCAGTGGAATATGAgacaagagggagagaaaggttGTGTAAGTCAGAGTTAGAAGTTTGGGTTTTATTCTATATGCAGAAGAAGGCACTGGAAGGATTTAAACAGGGGAGTGATGTGACCTGATACATAGTTTTAAAGGAACCATTTGGCTATTTAGggcaagaaaaataacttttttcttcaaCCCTCATAGGTTCTCAGTTGGAATGGACCCTTGTAACAAAAGATAGattaacaagagcaaaacaaacagCAGTTTAATGacatatgtatttcttatatacATGGCAAACACCCAGGGAATGAGTAGTTCTCAATGAGATAGATTTAAATTCTAGCTTAAATAGCAtcttcaaccaaaaaaaaatggtaaatgtttagagaagtgacaagacaaaggaagagGACTTTGTCTCTAGGGGTGGCAACTTGAGGGAAGGCAAACAACTGGCAGATAAAGGCTAGTTGGTATAGCTTGCTCATGTAGATTCCCCTGGTGCCATCTCCAGGGGATACGCATTCTGTTTTGTCTTCAGGGTTTAACCTTTGTTTTCCCTGATTCAGAGGGAGGCAGATATCTTTTGTCTTTACATATCTATGTCCTGCTTTTAGACAAATAGAGGGAGAGCAGAAGGTTTTCCTGCATCTGCTTCTTCCTAATTGCCTTCAGCTCAATGATCCTTCCTTTTTAGACTGGCATTTTCTCATCTCCCACAGCTGCTAGGTAGGGAATGGGTTGGTAGGAAGATAAAAGTAATATGCTAAAAGGCAAAAGCCCCAGTGAGGCCCTAATGTGGCTTGGATGAAGTGTTGGTATCGGAAGCAATGAAAAGAGCACATTCCTGATGTTTTGGAGGTTGAGTCAAACTTGATTAATTAAACAAGGGAGCTGGGGGAAGTAGAGAATCATGGATAAACCTAGATTTTTGGCTTGAACAACTGGATAGATAGTGGTACTATTTACTAGAGTCTTTGAAAGAATAGCTGTTCTGAAAATTTAGaagactgattttatttttaaaacaagcaggctagtatgtaaaataaaaagtacagcTAGTATGTAAAATAAAGCAGGCTAGTatgtaaaaaatatgtaaagtataaATAACGCCAGCCTTAAGTTTCAAGAACATTATCACATATCTTAATCAAATTTGTGTGCcattatttgtatttcattttcaaaaataatgaaatcacattaggcatttaaatgtataaataaataataaatccctTTCTCTAACAGCATATGCCATGCGGGTGATGTTTCTGTTGAACCATCACAATTTGATTATATTCTAGAGAGGGCTTTTTAGTTCTGCTCTGGACTATTGGCTCTAGTAACTGCTACCAAATGATGAATGCCACCCCTCCTGTGGGCAGTACAGGAAGAGTACCCATATTCTTTGGTTTCCTgacctctttcttttcccttcccattTGCCTATGTGGACCCTCTTAGTATATATCTTTTTCCCTCTTAGATGTTTCTCGTGAGTACTAAAGCATAACTCATATCCAGCATATGGCTAAAAGAGACAGCCCATTTAAATCATAACCAGATAGATGAAATAGAGCCATATCGTTATTAAATTGGACCTGGTAATAATAATTCAGCATTATTAAGTAGCAGTTTTATTATATGCTAATGGTAtctcatatttatttctttattcagcaaatgtttattgaactatttttttaaaaaaagacaagatcttgttctgtagcccaggctagagttctgtggtgctatcatggctcactgcagcctcaaactcctgagctcaagcaatcctcctgcctcacgtcccaagtagctgggaccataggcacataccattatgcttggctaatttttaaattttttgtagagacaggatctcgccatgttacccaggctggtcttgaacttctgtcttcaagtagtcctcccacctcagcctcccaaagtgctgggattacaggtgtgagctactgagcCTAGCGTCATTGAGCTCTTATTATGTGTCAGTGCTCTAGACCTGATGGGTATCGCAgagaacaaaattatttcatgcAGTTCTGTGCTAGTAGACTGAGCAAGAGTGCTAATAAAACATTGAGCAAGAAGTCTGACGATGTGGGTTTTGGTTTTGGCTCTACTAATTACCTATGGGCATATAACCTTGGGAGGCAGTTAACCTCCCAAAGTCTGTCTTTTTCTGTAAAGCCAGGTTAATAGCCTCCCCTGCGTATGTCAAAGGGTAGCTATGAGGGCCaggtgtaaaaatattttatccctacagctatatatatttataagggATTATGATGCAGTACTTGTGGTAATTATAATACCATTGGTGCAATTCTACAGCATAGCGATGTGAACATAAGCTTGGATGTCAGACAGAGCCAAGTCTTAATCAGTATTCTACCATTTACTAGCAGAGTGAACTTGAGCCAGTTACGCTCTATAAACTTCAATTCCTCACGTTTAAAATGGgtttgataataataattaattctaTGGACTTGTTAGAAGTATtaagtaatgtttttaaaaggctTAGCACTattcctggcacatggtaagacCTCATTTTTGTTGTGATTGCACTTATATTATCACAGCCCTCTAgttgaactcccagcctccagcatcttccatttttaatagttatataaaaaacaggatttttttccttttaaaaactaaattgatacataaaaattgtatatatttatcatatacaatgtgatggctttttttgtttggttttgttcttgGGGGGggttagtttttgagacaggatctggctctgttgccaggctggagtgcagtggcatgatctcagctcactgcatccttgacctcccaggctcaaacaaccttcctgcctcagcctcctgaacagctaggactataggcacgcaccaccgtgcctggctattataaaattttttgcagagacagaatctcactatgttgcctacgCCCCATCTGCTGGGCTcgagagatccttccacctcagcccctcaaaagtgctggaattacaggactgagccactgcacctggccaacatgatgttttgaaatatgtgtatgttgtagaatggctaaatcgagataattaacatatgtatttccTCACGTacttatttttgtggtgagaacagttgaaatctactttcttagagattttcaagaa
It encodes:
- the LOC126933872 gene encoding ragulator complex protein LAMTOR5-like yields the protein MGGMEATLEQRLEDTMKTPSIVGVPCPDSQGLNLGCRGTLSDEHAGVISVLAQQAAKLTSDPTDIPVVCPASDNGSIMIQKHDGFTVAVHKMAF